The following are encoded in a window of Amphibacillus xylanus NBRC 15112 genomic DNA:
- a CDS encoding DUF1934 domain-containing protein, whose translation MRLGKFFVKINLQTEIDDGHDCQQTLVDAKGELIQTERQTVIRFNEVIDQQPDVATMVTIKSDQIAIKRSGGVEMVQQFRPKQITETIYRHQFGSIRMETQTQDFYYRPMTANGSAELKLNYRTKLDGEEERTHKLLLTIKEDNQ comes from the coding sequence ATGCGGCTAGGAAAATTTTTTGTTAAAATTAATTTACAGACTGAAATTGATGATGGTCACGATTGCCAGCAGACGTTAGTTGATGCTAAGGGTGAATTAATTCAAACCGAGAGGCAAACGGTGATCAGATTTAATGAGGTTATTGATCAGCAGCCTGATGTTGCAACGATGGTGACGATTAAGTCAGATCAGATTGCGATTAAACGTTCAGGTGGAGTGGAAATGGTTCAGCAATTCCGTCCAAAACAAATTACTGAAACAATTTATCGTCATCAATTTGGTTCAATTCGAATGGAAACACAAACGCAAGATTTCTATTATCGACCGATGACAGCGAACGGCTCTGCCGAATTAAAATTAAACTATAGAACAAAATTGGATGGGGAAGAGGAACGAACACACAAACTCTTACTCACAATCAAGGAGGACAATCAATGA
- a CDS encoding transglycosylase domain-containing protein, producing MKRVAVWFVLISAVGLISFILTIHFLGPPQLNEQPITILTAEGEELGTMYSDGNRIWRSLDQINPFLIKATIEIEDQHFYHHGGFDLKRIAGAILKNIQRGNLTEGASTISQQYARNLFLTHEKTWDRKIKEAFYTIRLEYHYDKDKLLEGYLNTIYFGHGIYGVETASQFYFNKPTTELSLAEIAMLVAIPNRPNGNSPINHFETAKKQQEKILNLLYTGGLINETEALLARTEVLNIVADSKRDSQFGYIADLAIKEATSILGHPVPPGFKLQTTIQLEEQQALNQSVENHIGDLQVGAMMAHPATGAIKALIGGTDYQLSPFNRATQAKRMVGSTFKPFIYYTALENGFTAATPLMSEPTTFIFNDNNSYSPKNFNERYAEDTVTLAQALAVSDNIYAVKTHLFLTPEKVIERTRSLGITSELEPVPALALGTASLSVVEMVTAYSHFANGGHEVKPYILEKILDPNDQVIYKRSFDLGEQVLDERITFILNQLLTGMFDPNLSDYLAVTGGSISGDLTGDYAGKSGSTTTDNWMIGYSPDLIVGVWTGYDDNSPVNSNQAAKLIWRDAMEAGHKNKQSNSFIAPPGIVAAYVDPQTGLLSNQHCSVSRLMFFIKGTEPIGYCDYH from the coding sequence ATGAAAAGAGTTGCAGTCTGGTTTGTCCTTATTTCTGCAGTTGGACTCATTAGTTTTATTTTAACGATTCATTTCTTAGGTCCACCACAATTAAATGAGCAGCCGATAACAATTTTAACAGCTGAGGGCGAAGAGCTTGGCACGATGTATAGCGATGGTAATCGAATCTGGCGATCACTTGATCAAATTAACCCATTCCTAATCAAAGCAACCATTGAGATTGAGGATCAACACTTTTATCATCATGGTGGTTTTGATTTGAAAAGAATTGCTGGAGCGATTTTAAAAAATATTCAACGCGGCAATTTAACTGAGGGGGCTAGTACGATTTCTCAACAATATGCGCGCAATCTATTCTTAACGCACGAAAAAACTTGGGATAGGAAAATTAAAGAGGCATTCTATACGATACGATTAGAGTATCATTACGATAAAGATAAGCTACTAGAAGGATACTTGAATACAATCTATTTTGGTCATGGGATTTATGGCGTTGAGACTGCGAGTCAATTTTATTTTAATAAACCGACAACAGAATTATCACTGGCTGAGATTGCAATGCTTGTCGCGATTCCGAACCGACCAAATGGAAACTCACCAATCAATCATTTTGAGACGGCAAAGAAGCAGCAAGAGAAAATCCTTAATCTACTTTATACCGGTGGCTTAATTAACGAAACAGAAGCGCTACTGGCCCGGACTGAGGTACTTAATATTGTCGCAGACTCGAAGCGGGATTCGCAATTTGGTTATATTGCAGATCTTGCGATAAAAGAAGCAACTAGCATTTTAGGGCACCCCGTTCCGCCTGGTTTCAAGCTACAAACAACGATTCAACTAGAGGAACAGCAAGCATTGAATCAATCTGTCGAAAATCATATTGGTGATCTGCAGGTCGGTGCGATGATGGCTCATCCTGCTACCGGAGCTATCAAGGCACTTATCGGAGGAACAGATTATCAGCTCAGCCCATTTAATCGTGCAACACAGGCTAAACGCATGGTCGGGTCAACGTTTAAGCCATTTATCTACTATACTGCACTTGAAAATGGTTTTACAGCTGCGACGCCATTAATGAGTGAACCGACGACATTTATTTTTAATGATAACAACTCATATTCACCGAAAAATTTTAACGAGCGATATGCTGAGGATACAGTCACGCTCGCTCAAGCGCTTGCGGTTAGTGACAATATTTACGCTGTGAAAACACATCTTTTCTTAACGCCTGAAAAAGTGATTGAACGCACACGATCTCTTGGGATTACGAGTGAATTAGAGCCTGTTCCTGCACTCGCACTTGGAACGGCATCACTTAGCGTAGTAGAAATGGTGACTGCCTATAGTCATTTTGCTAATGGTGGTCACGAAGTTAAGCCGTATATTTTAGAAAAAATTCTCGATCCAAATGATCAGGTCATATATAAACGGTCGTTCGATTTAGGTGAGCAGGTGTTGGATGAGCGGATTACATTTATTTTAAATCAGTTACTGACAGGGATGTTTGATCCGAATTTATCTGACTATCTTGCGGTAACAGGTGGTTCAATTAGCGGTGACTTAACAGGTGATTATGCGGGAAAAAGTGGCTCAACGACGACTGATAATTGGATGATTGGTTATAGTCCAGATCTAATTGTCGGTGTTTGGACAGGCTATGATGACAATTCACCAGTCAATTCAAATCAAGCAGCAAAGCTAATTTGGCGTGATGCAATGGAAGCGGGGCATAAAAATAAGCAGAGCAATAGTTTTATTGCTCCACCTGGTATTGTTGCTGCATATGTAGACCCGCAGACAGGTCTATTATCAAACCAACACTGTTCTGTTAGTCGATTAATGTTTTTCATTAAAGGAACAGAACCAATAGGTTATTGTGATTATCATTGA
- a CDS encoding YwgA family protein: protein MLLNHARLLRFFTDANEVVGRKKLQKMIYILKKMGLPFNEKYGFHFYGPYSEELTLRIEELCNLGFLTEKEEKKENYIQYHYILNDAGKQFLDQAPDDLPACRDLIEQLNNQSARFLELIATMLFFDDLTRLEVEQKVSEVKAKANYKQEEFAEAWTFIEQLKQLH, encoded by the coding sequence ATGCTACTAAACCACGCACGTTTATTAAGATTTTTCACCGATGCAAATGAAGTCGTCGGTCGCAAGAAATTACAAAAGATGATCTATATCCTAAAAAAAATGGGTCTACCTTTTAATGAGAAATACGGATTTCACTTTTATGGCCCGTATTCTGAGGAATTGACACTCAGAATTGAAGAGCTTTGCAATTTAGGCTTCTTAACAGAGAAAGAGGAAAAAAAGGAAAATTATATTCAATATCATTACATCCTTAATGATGCAGGCAAGCAATTTCTCGATCAAGCTCCAGATGATTTGCCAGCTTGTCGTGATCTGATAGAGCAATTAAACAATCAATCAGCACGATTTTTAGAATTAATTGCCACGATGCTATTTTTCGATGACTTAACACGCCTAGAAGTCGAACAAAAGGTGAGCGAGGTCAAAGCAAAAGCCAATTACAAACAAGAGGAATTTGCTGAAGCATGGACATTTATTGAACAATTGAAGCAATTGCATTAA
- a CDS encoding HD domain-containing protein, producing the protein MTYLTAQLSEEKVFKDPVHSYVHVRDQVIWDLIGTREFQRLRRIKQLGTTYITFHGAEHSRFNHSLGVYEIIRRILENFTEELNWDHEERMLCLTAALLHDLGHGPYSHCFEKVFDLDHEHFTKQIILGNTEVNQILTKVSRDFPKKVAEVINKTYHDKLIVSLISSQIDADRMDYLQRDAYYTGVSYGHFDMARILRVMRPLDDKIVIKASGMHAVEDYIMSRYQMYWQVYFHPVSRSAEVILSKILHRVKALHINGYQFKQEPTHFYSFFTGEISLEDYIKLDETIMLFYFHEWINEQDVILSDLCSRFLDRKLFKYTNFDMKDDMGKLQELRQLFDRVGINPDYYLVIDSSSDLPYDFYRPGEEGERLPIYLQLENGELKELSEASDIVESISGKRRTDHKLYYPADIINKLKEHEEKHRIQALLGMN; encoded by the coding sequence TTCAGCGTCTACGCCGGATTAAACAGCTTGGTACAACATACATCACATTTCACGGTGCAGAACATAGCCGCTTTAACCACTCACTTGGCGTCTACGAAATTATTCGCCGCATCTTAGAAAACTTTACAGAAGAACTGAATTGGGATCACGAGGAGCGTATGCTTTGTCTAACTGCCGCACTGCTTCATGATCTTGGCCACGGCCCATATTCCCATTGCTTTGAAAAAGTATTCGATCTCGATCATGAGCATTTTACCAAACAAATTATTCTCGGTAATACTGAAGTGAATCAAATTTTAACAAAGGTAAGTCGAGACTTTCCGAAAAAAGTAGCCGAGGTAATCAATAAAACCTATCACGATAAACTGATTGTTAGCTTGATCTCAAGCCAAATTGATGCAGATCGGATGGACTATCTCCAACGAGATGCATATTATACTGGTGTAAGCTATGGTCACTTTGATATGGCGCGTATTTTAAGAGTCATGCGTCCGCTAGATGATAAAATTGTGATTAAAGCTTCTGGCATGCATGCTGTTGAAGACTATATAATGAGTCGCTATCAAATGTACTGGCAAGTCTATTTCCATCCAGTAAGTCGAAGTGCTGAAGTGATTTTATCTAAAATTCTCCATCGAGTTAAGGCGCTCCATATTAATGGGTACCAATTTAAGCAAGAACCAACTCACTTTTATTCATTTTTCACAGGTGAGATCTCACTTGAGGACTATATAAAATTAGATGAGACGATTATGCTTTTCTATTTCCACGAATGGATCAATGAACAAGACGTGATTTTATCAGATTTATGCTCACGCTTTTTAGACCGGAAATTATTTAAATATACAAATTTCGATATGAAAGATGACATGGGAAAATTGCAAGAATTAAGACAATTGTTTGACCGGGTTGGAATTAACCCCGACTATTATTTGGTCATTGACTCATCATCAGATTTGCCGTATGATTTTTATCGCCCAGGAGAAGAAGGGGAGAGGCTACCGATTTACTTACAGCTGGAAAATGGTGAGCTGAAGGAATTGTCGGAGGCATCAGATATCGTTGAATCGATATCCGGAAAAAGACGGACAGATCATAAACTTTACTATCCAGCCGATATAATTAATAAACTCAAAGAGCATGAGGAAAAACATCGAATTCAAGCTTTATTAGGGATGAACTAG